From a single Gracilimonas sp. genomic region:
- a CDS encoding PAS domain-containing protein — protein MEQLKSIVRRDLKPAFWSWNIKSDSLTFGASFADFFDCPGEELPSTFEELSSFLEESDRSKFVKVLESKYECEEAHQFNFETSHNADHEEKPFNLKWKGEVIEAEQGKPILIAGQVQKVSLFGNNLSQRQQASLFKKLMDHLPDSIFFKDKESRFIAINNACASKLGLKNPEEAIGKTDFDFFDDEHARQAREDEVEVMESEQPIVNKTEKEVSRDGEKSAWASTTKLPLYGKDGTVAGTFGITRDVTGQQQTELELHQAEATLSRLSEQVPGFFYVFHYKSDGNACFPYASKGINDIYELEPEDVKESIDPIIDRIHEDDLNRVVQSIQHTSTNLEPWNIDFRVVLPEKGLRWVRGKAKPEKQPDGTVIGYGYITDITEEKEQFKKTAQLQEQLQQVIDSAPNLIFVKDIDGHYLMANESAADFFNLTAEEMVGKTDVDIGLSEKKAQRYLSVEKEVIEKNEPMFIPEDKTILEDGSEVWHQTIKVPFLNTDSGKPAVLSIVTDITRRKENELNLKNSMDIIGEQNKRLQNFAHIVSHNLRNHAGNISMLLSLYDMEESQEEKEELLSHLSSASDRLNESIADLNEIIDQQYKTGDELKELNLQETISKIKEILTTDILANNVKFEEQVPPGLSLEYNPAYLESIILNLLSNAIKYRHPDRKPKISIKAWEESDKVFLEISDNGLGIDMKKFGHRLFGMYNTFHGNDNAKGIGLYITKNQIESMGGSIAVDSNPGEGTTFKIQLQ, from the coding sequence ATGGAACAACTGAAATCAATTGTTAGGAGAGACCTTAAACCGGCCTTTTGGTCTTGGAATATAAAGAGCGACAGTCTGACCTTTGGTGCATCTTTTGCAGATTTCTTTGATTGTCCTGGTGAAGAGCTCCCTTCAACTTTTGAAGAACTTTCAAGCTTCCTGGAAGAAAGTGACCGTTCTAAATTCGTCAAAGTTTTAGAGTCAAAATACGAATGCGAAGAAGCCCATCAGTTTAATTTTGAAACCTCTCATAATGCGGACCATGAAGAGAAACCATTCAACCTGAAATGGAAAGGAGAGGTAATTGAGGCGGAACAAGGAAAACCTATTTTAATTGCAGGTCAGGTTCAAAAAGTTTCATTATTCGGGAACAACCTGTCACAGCGTCAACAGGCAAGTCTCTTTAAAAAATTAATGGACCACCTTCCCGACAGCATTTTCTTCAAAGATAAAGAAAGTCGGTTTATTGCCATCAACAATGCCTGTGCAAGCAAGTTGGGATTGAAAAATCCTGAGGAGGCTATTGGTAAAACAGATTTTGACTTTTTTGATGACGAACATGCCCGGCAAGCCCGTGAGGATGAAGTTGAGGTAATGGAATCCGAACAACCCATTGTCAACAAAACTGAAAAAGAAGTTTCCCGGGATGGAGAGAAATCAGCCTGGGCTTCTACTACAAAACTGCCTCTTTACGGAAAAGATGGAACCGTTGCAGGAACCTTCGGTATTACCCGAGATGTGACAGGGCAACAGCAAACGGAGCTGGAACTTCATCAGGCGGAGGCCACCCTTTCCCGACTTTCAGAACAGGTGCCTGGTTTCTTTTATGTATTTCACTACAAATCGGATGGAAACGCGTGCTTCCCATATGCAAGTAAAGGCATAAACGATATCTATGAATTAGAGCCTGAGGACGTAAAAGAAAGCATCGACCCAATAATTGACCGTATTCATGAAGATGACCTTAATCGTGTTGTGCAATCAATTCAACATACGTCAACAAACCTTGAGCCCTGGAATATTGACTTCCGGGTAGTCCTCCCTGAAAAGGGCTTACGATGGGTTCGTGGAAAAGCAAAGCCCGAAAAGCAGCCTGATGGCACTGTTATAGGCTACGGATATATCACAGATATCACCGAAGAAAAAGAACAGTTTAAGAAAACAGCCCAGCTTCAGGAACAACTTCAGCAGGTTATCGATTCTGCCCCCAACCTGATTTTCGTTAAGGATATTGACGGTCACTACCTGATGGCAAATGAATCAGCAGCAGACTTTTTCAATTTGACCGCCGAAGAAATGGTTGGCAAAACCGATGTTGACATTGGGTTATCAGAAAAGAAAGCGCAACGCTACCTTTCTGTAGAAAAAGAGGTTATAGAAAAAAATGAACCTATGTTCATCCCTGAGGATAAAACCATTTTAGAGGATGGCAGTGAAGTGTGGCATCAAACCATTAAGGTTCCTTTCCTAAATACCGATTCAGGTAAACCGGCTGTTCTTTCCATTGTAACCGACATCACCCGAAGAAAAGAAAATGAACTAAACCTGAAGAACAGTATGGATATTATCGGGGAGCAGAATAAGCGATTGCAGAATTTTGCTCATATCGTATCTCATAACCTTCGCAACCATGCAGGTAACATTTCCATGCTGCTTTCTCTTTATGACATGGAAGAATCTCAGGAAGAAAAAGAAGAACTATTAAGCCATCTGAGTTCTGCTTCCGACCGCCTTAATGAGTCTATTGCCGACCTGAATGAAATCATAGATCAGCAGTACAAGACCGGAGACGAACTTAAAGAGCTGAACCTGCAGGAAACCATCTCGAAAATCAAAGAAATTCTGACAACCGATATTCTTGCCAATAATGTTAAATTTGAAGAACAGGTCCCTCCCGGCCTTTCCCTTGAGTATAACCCCGCTTATCTCGAAAGCATTATTCTTAACCTGCTTTCTAATGCCATCAAATACCGGCATCCCGACCGAAAACCCAAAATTTCCATAAAGGCATGGGAAGAAAGTGATAAAGTATTTCTTGAAATATCCGATAACGGTTTAGGTATCGACATGAAAAAATTCGGACACAGGTTGTTTGGCATGTATAATACCTTCCATGGAAATGATAACGCCAAAGGCATCGGGCTGTACATAACAAAAAACCAAATTGAGTCTATGGGTGGGTCCATAGCCGTTGACAGTAATCCCGGAGAGGGAACAACCTTTAAAATACAATTACAATGA
- a CDS encoding response regulator, translating into MSSLKSICIIDDDKIYTYGVSKIIKNYLPGNDVMSFENGKKALSAIKEMEQNNDELPDLILLDIDMPEMNGWDFLNEFQPIREKVNKEIQIFVISSRIDHKNQEIYRVEWDQKVDDFIQKPVQVEALKSLLT; encoded by the coding sequence ATGAGTTCATTGAAGAGTATCTGTATTATAGATGATGATAAAATTTACACCTACGGGGTATCCAAAATTATTAAAAACTACCTGCCCGGAAACGATGTCATGTCATTCGAAAATGGGAAAAAGGCACTTTCTGCCATCAAAGAAATGGAGCAGAACAATGACGAATTGCCTGACTTAATCCTGCTCGACATCGATATGCCGGAAATGAATGGCTGGGACTTCCTGAATGAATTTCAGCCAATAAGAGAAAAGGTGAATAAAGAGATTCAGATTTTCGTAATCAGCTCCCGAATTGATCATAAAAATCAGGAAATATACCGGGTGGAATGGGATCAAAAAGTAGATGACTTCATTCAAAAGCCGGTTCAGGTTGAGGCGCTTAAGAGTCTTCTCACCTGA
- a CDS encoding kelch repeat-containing protein, whose translation MKRILLLFTLSILLASCQQAPQKVALNWEEAESLPMGISNNAVTAAQVDGDWFVYTFLGLEEGKTHADVSDFAARFDVNKGIWEQIPGVPDGTGRLASTTETVNGQIYIFGGYTVAEDGSEVSTQEVFRYDPDANSYEQVADMLLPVEDAVSLVYLDRYIYLVSGWNNTNNVSNVQVYDTQTNSWSHATPYPGPPVFGHSGGIVGNTMVLSDGVQTVVDEGEQIFMMSPGSIKGEINAENPEEINWTRIKQHPGQARYRMAAVGVSSPVEMVVFVGGSTNPYNYNGIGYNAKPAFAESTVFAYRLDTEAWVELGEMPTASMDHRSIARAGDEFYLVGGMVNDQRVTDMVQKFTVELEAAN comes from the coding sequence ATGAAAAGAATATTATTACTCTTCACCCTTTCAATTTTGTTGGCCTCTTGCCAGCAAGCACCTCAAAAGGTTGCGCTCAACTGGGAGGAAGCCGAGTCATTACCGATGGGAATTTCCAACAATGCCGTAACAGCTGCTCAGGTTGACGGTGACTGGTTTGTGTACACCTTTCTGGGACTGGAAGAAGGCAAAACACACGCCGATGTAAGTGATTTCGCTGCAAGATTCGACGTCAATAAAGGAATCTGGGAGCAAATTCCCGGTGTCCCTGACGGAACCGGCCGGTTAGCCAGCACCACTGAAACCGTAAACGGACAGATTTACATCTTTGGCGGATATACCGTAGCTGAAGATGGTTCTGAAGTATCAACACAAGAAGTATTCAGGTATGATCCTGATGCTAATTCTTACGAGCAGGTTGCCGACATGCTGCTTCCTGTTGAAGACGCTGTTTCCCTGGTTTACCTAGACCGCTACATCTACCTGGTTAGCGGATGGAATAACACCAACAACGTTTCGAATGTGCAGGTGTATGATACCCAGACAAATTCATGGTCACACGCCACACCGTACCCCGGCCCTCCCGTATTTGGGCATTCCGGTGGTATTGTTGGCAACACGATGGTTCTTTCTGACGGTGTTCAAACTGTTGTTGATGAGGGCGAACAGATTTTCATGATGTCTCCCGGCAGTATCAAAGGTGAGATTAACGCCGAGAACCCGGAAGAAATTAACTGGACACGCATCAAACAGCACCCGGGGCAGGCACGCTACCGTATGGCGGCTGTCGGTGTATCATCTCCGGTAGAAATGGTTGTGTTTGTGGGCGGATCAACCAACCCCTATAACTACAACGGAATTGGCTATAATGCCAAACCCGCATTCGCTGAAAGTACCGTTTTCGCCTATCGTTTGGATACCGAAGCGTGGGTTGAGTTAGGTGAAATGCCAACGGCCAGCATGGATCACCGCAGCATTGCCAGAGCAGGTGACGAGTTTTACCTGGTTGGCGGAATGGTTAACGACCAACGGGTAACCGACATGGTTCAGAAATTCACCGTTGAGCTGGAAGCAGCCAACTGA
- a CDS encoding SDR family oxidoreductase: MSSFKNKIVLITGGASGIGYLMGEKSLQREARKLIIWDINEDKLLDAAKRLSKQGYTVETGVVDVSDPEQVQQEAKKVLDEHGSIDMLFNNAGIVVGKKFEEHSIEHIKKTMNINSLGLMYVARAFLPAMIENGYGYIINIASAAGLTPNPGMTVYAASKWAAVGWSESLNLELKKNEDPVNVLTVMPSYINTGMFAGVTAPLLMPLLDPDDISTKILDAVEREKERLREPFMVKLTPFIRGILPAKLYDFVAGKIFGVYDSMNTFIGRKTDH; the protein is encoded by the coding sequence ATGTCTTCTTTTAAAAATAAAATTGTTTTAATAACCGGCGGAGCCAGTGGTATTGGCTATCTGATGGGGGAAAAATCGTTGCAAAGAGAAGCACGTAAATTGATCATTTGGGATATAAATGAAGACAAATTGCTTGACGCCGCAAAACGTCTTTCCAAACAAGGGTATACTGTGGAGACGGGCGTTGTGGATGTAAGTGACCCTGAGCAGGTTCAGCAAGAGGCAAAAAAAGTTTTAGATGAGCACGGGTCCATCGATATGTTATTCAACAACGCAGGAATTGTAGTGGGTAAAAAGTTTGAAGAGCACTCGATAGAGCACATCAAAAAAACCATGAATATTAACAGCCTTGGTTTGATGTATGTAGCCCGGGCTTTCTTGCCGGCTATGATTGAGAACGGATATGGATATATCATCAATATCGCTTCGGCAGCAGGACTCACCCCAAACCCCGGCATGACAGTATATGCAGCCAGTAAATGGGCGGCTGTGGGCTGGTCGGAATCGTTGAATCTGGAGCTTAAGAAAAATGAGGACCCGGTGAATGTGCTTACCGTAATGCCCAGCTACATAAATACCGGAATGTTTGCGGGGGTTACCGCTCCGTTACTTATGCCCCTGCTCGATCCGGATGACATTTCAACCAAAATACTGGATGCGGTAGAGCGGGAAAAAGAACGGCTCAGAGAACCATTCATGGTAAAACTAACTCCTTTTATAAGGGGAATTCTCCCTGCTAAATTATACGATTTTGTAGCAGGCAAAATTTTTGGTGTTTATGATTCCATGAATACTTTTATTGGCAGAAAAACAGATCATTGA
- a CDS encoding DsbA family oxidoreductase produces the protein MKIEIWSDVACPFCYIGKRHLEEALQKLPDLDVDIVWKSFELDPNAPVDSDLDIYDTLAKKYGRDRAWAKQMNANMVQMASGAGLDFNMDEVKPTNSFNAHQLIHLARKHGKQGEMKEALLSAYFVEGKHVGDKETLVQIASDVGLDQNEAREVLKNNTYSSQVVNNVEEAHRLGVQGVPFFYINEKYGLSGAQPVEVFTEALQKIAEEKVS, from the coding sequence ATGAAGATCGAAATTTGGTCGGACGTTGCCTGTCCGTTTTGTTACATCGGAAAAAGACACCTCGAAGAAGCCCTCCAAAAACTACCGGACCTGGATGTTGATATCGTCTGGAAAAGCTTTGAGCTCGACCCCAATGCTCCTGTCGATTCCGATCTTGATATCTATGACACGCTCGCCAAAAAATACGGTCGCGACAGAGCCTGGGCCAAACAAATGAATGCCAACATGGTTCAAATGGCCTCCGGCGCCGGGTTAGACTTTAACATGGATGAAGTAAAACCCACTAATTCTTTCAACGCTCACCAGCTTATCCACCTGGCTCGCAAGCACGGCAAACAAGGTGAGATGAAAGAGGCGCTGTTGTCTGCTTACTTTGTGGAAGGCAAGCATGTGGGCGACAAAGAAACGCTGGTTCAAATAGCTTCGGATGTGGGGCTTGACCAAAATGAGGCGAGAGAGGTATTGAAAAATAACACGTATTCCAGCCAGGTCGTCAATAACGTGGAGGAAGCTCACCGACTTGGCGTTCAGGGCGTGCCCTTCTTTTACATCAACGAAAAGTACGGGCTTTCCGGGGCACAGCCGGTAGAAGTTTTCACCGAGGCACTCCAGAAAATTGCGGAAGAGAAAGTAAGTTAA
- a CDS encoding aldehyde dehydrogenase yields MDGKELLERQRTYFKSGATKSVEFRIHQLQTLKKLLTEHEEEFMQAVHKDFKKPELEMYATELGILHNEISYVLKNLKKWTKPQKVSGALVNFPSKNYTVAEPYGSVLIIAPWNYPVQLALLPLVGAIAAGNTAVIKPSELTPHTSAAIKEILGKWFKEEFVAVVEGGVETNQDLLARDFDYIFFTGSTRVGQIVMEAAAKNLTPVTLELGGKSPCIVDETADLETAARRIAWGKFVNAGQTCVAPDYLLIQSKVKVQFLEHFKESVRDFYGVNPKLSPDYPRVINESHFDRLEGYLDDGKIYCGGKTDRNELYIEPTVLVDVKEDGSVMEEEVFGPILPVLTFEKIPEAINVVNSKSKPLSLYLFSKDSDAESMITEKCSFGGGAINDVLAHLGNHHLPFGGVGNSGMGAYHGKQSFDTFSHTKSIMKKPFWLDIPFRYAPYKGKLKWIKRVLK; encoded by the coding sequence ATGGACGGAAAAGAATTGTTAGAGCGTCAGCGTACTTACTTTAAGTCCGGGGCTACGAAATCGGTAGAGTTTAGAATACATCAGCTTCAAACGCTGAAAAAGCTCCTCACCGAACACGAGGAAGAATTTATGCAGGCCGTGCATAAAGACTTTAAAAAGCCCGAGCTGGAAATGTATGCCACCGAGCTCGGCATTCTCCATAATGAGATCAGTTATGTGCTGAAAAACCTCAAAAAATGGACGAAGCCGCAAAAGGTCTCAGGCGCTCTGGTCAATTTTCCCTCCAAGAATTATACAGTTGCCGAACCTTACGGATCCGTTCTTATCATTGCGCCATGGAATTACCCGGTTCAGCTGGCTTTGCTGCCTTTGGTGGGTGCTATTGCGGCCGGTAATACGGCGGTAATAAAACCGTCTGAGTTGACGCCCCATACCTCTGCGGCCATCAAAGAAATTCTCGGGAAATGGTTCAAAGAGGAGTTTGTAGCCGTGGTGGAAGGCGGAGTGGAAACAAATCAGGATTTACTTGCCCGGGATTTTGACTACATCTTTTTTACGGGCAGCACCCGGGTTGGTCAAATTGTGATGGAGGCGGCGGCAAAGAACCTGACGCCCGTTACGCTGGAGCTGGGAGGAAAAAGCCCTTGTATTGTGGACGAAACGGCCGACCTTGAAACGGCTGCCCGCCGCATTGCCTGGGGGAAATTTGTGAATGCAGGTCAGACCTGTGTAGCCCCGGATTACTTACTCATTCAGTCAAAGGTGAAAGTTCAGTTTCTGGAACATTTTAAAGAGTCGGTTCGGGATTTTTATGGAGTGAACCCGAAGCTGAGCCCTGATTATCCGCGGGTAATAAATGAATCACATTTTGACCGGCTGGAAGGTTATCTGGATGATGGAAAGATCTATTGTGGGGGCAAAACAGACCGGAATGAACTATACATTGAGCCGACGGTTTTAGTGGATGTCAAAGAAGATGGCAGCGTAATGGAAGAGGAAGTTTTTGGCCCCATTCTTCCGGTGTTGACCTTCGAAAAAATCCCTGAAGCCATCAATGTGGTAAACTCAAAAAGCAAGCCATTGTCGCTGTACCTGTTTTCGAAAGACAGCGATGCAGAATCGATGATTACAGAGAAATGCTCCTTTGGGGGTGGTGCAATAAATGATGTGCTTGCTCATCTTGGAAACCATCACCTGCCATTCGGGGGCGTTGGCAATAGCGGAATGGGTGCGTATCACGGAAAGCAAAGCTTTGATACATTTTCGCATACCAAAAGCATTATGAAGAAACCATTTTGGCTGGATATCCCTTTTCGGTATGCCCCTTACAAAGGAAAATTAAAGTGGATTAAACGAGTATTAAAATGA
- a CDS encoding M28 family peptidase: MKSLYLFIASLILLGACSSSPADQAANSITKDSLLRHIETLSSDDFMGRATGTEGEQMTVDYLISEFEDMGAEPAAEGNSYTQEFPLLGQSTSNAEMSVRTDGRTPFALQYYDEFMAWPANQAEEVDVRNAELVYVGYGIQAPEEEWDDFKGVDVEGKILVIKNNDPEFSPGVFAGKTRLYYGRYSYKYEKAKEMGALGAIIIHTTETAGYGWNVVANGWSRERFYLKGEGDASASPTKFNGWLTQEASRLLFEEAGLNLAEQMDAADSRDFEPVELSGVRMNVSMDADYREIESQNVIAKVEGSDPELKDEYLVLTAHLDHLGVTTPVEGDSINNGASDNAAGVSALLEMMEAYKSIQPVLKRSVLALVVSAEEVGLLGSQYWAENPTVEPGKVTANINLDGMNVYGKTRDVVVVGYGRTSLSDLLEEEARQQGRTIKPDPYPERGYFYRSDHFNMAKVGIPAIFPNPGTEYIDKGDNFLAVRDSVADANYHTVNDEINEYWDLSGAEIDTRLFFMTGFRALNSENLQSWDSGDEFEATRLRMLERVQGQ; encoded by the coding sequence ATGAAATCATTATATCTGTTCATCGCTTCTCTGATCCTCCTTGGTGCCTGCAGTTCTTCCCCGGCGGACCAAGCCGCAAATAGCATAACCAAAGATTCCTTACTCAGACATATTGAAACGCTTTCTTCGGATGACTTTATGGGACGGGCAACCGGAACGGAAGGTGAGCAAATGACCGTGGATTACCTGATTTCAGAATTTGAAGACATGGGCGCTGAGCCTGCAGCGGAAGGTAACAGTTATACCCAGGAATTCCCGCTGTTGGGACAAAGCACTTCCAATGCGGAAATGTCGGTGCGTACAGACGGACGTACTCCTTTCGCCCTTCAGTATTATGATGAGTTTATGGCCTGGCCGGCAAATCAGGCTGAGGAAGTAGATGTACGCAATGCTGAACTGGTATATGTAGGATATGGAATCCAGGCCCCGGAAGAAGAGTGGGATGATTTTAAAGGCGTTGATGTAGAAGGCAAGATTTTAGTCATCAAAAACAACGACCCGGAATTTTCTCCTGGTGTTTTTGCCGGAAAAACCCGGCTTTACTATGGCCGTTATTCCTATAAGTATGAAAAAGCAAAAGAGATGGGAGCACTGGGAGCCATAATTATACACACTACCGAAACAGCCGGATATGGCTGGAATGTAGTTGCTAATGGATGGAGCCGCGAGCGTTTTTATCTGAAAGGAGAAGGCGATGCTTCTGCTTCTCCAACCAAATTCAATGGCTGGCTTACTCAGGAAGCAAGTCGCCTGTTGTTTGAAGAAGCCGGATTGAATTTAGCCGAACAGATGGATGCCGCCGACAGCCGGGACTTTGAACCGGTCGAGCTTTCCGGCGTTCGCATGAATGTGAGCATGGACGCTGATTACCGGGAAATTGAATCTCAAAACGTAATCGCTAAAGTGGAAGGAAGCGACCCTGAGCTCAAAGATGAATACCTGGTCCTCACCGCCCACCTCGATCACCTTGGAGTAACAACTCCCGTTGAAGGCGATTCAATCAACAACGGAGCTTCCGATAATGCTGCGGGAGTAAGTGCCCTGCTGGAAATGATGGAAGCCTACAAATCTATACAGCCTGTTCTAAAGCGAAGTGTGCTGGCCCTGGTTGTGAGCGCTGAAGAAGTTGGGCTGCTGGGTTCCCAATACTGGGCAGAGAACCCAACCGTTGAGCCGGGCAAGGTTACCGCAAACATTAACCTGGACGGGATGAATGTGTATGGCAAAACCCGCGATGTTGTGGTAGTGGGATACGGGAGAACTTCGCTGAGTGATTTGCTGGAAGAAGAAGCCCGGCAGCAAGGCCGAACCATAAAACCGGATCCATATCCTGAGCGCGGCTACTTCTATCGATCCGATCACTTTAACATGGCCAAGGTTGGTATCCCGGCAATCTTTCCCAATCCCGGAACGGAATACATTGACAAGGGGGATAACTTTCTGGCTGTTCGCGACAGTGTAGCTGATGCCAATTACCATACCGTAAACGATGAGATCAACGAGTATTGGGATTTAAGCGGTGCCGAAATTGACACCCGCCTGTTTTTTATGACCGGCTTCCGGGCTCTTAATTCTGAGAACCTGCAAAGCTGGGATTCCGGCGATGAGTTTGAAGCCACCCGGCTTCGCATGCTTGAGCGGGTTCAAGGACAATAG